The region AGAGGAGGATGATCAGCGATGTTTAAGGTGACGGTAGACAAGGACAAGTGCACTGGCGACGGCGAGTGCGTGGATGTGTGCCCCGTGGACGTGTACGAACTCGTGGACGGCAAAGCCGAGCCCGTCAATGAAGACGAATGCCTCGGGTGTGAAAGCTGCGTGGAAGTTTGCGAAAACGATGCCATCACGGTGGAAGAGGTTTAAGAACTTACCGCAGTTCTCGCCCCGCTTCTTTCACAAGGGTGTTGAGGCGCTCTTGATTTGAGGGCCAGAAACGCCAGCGTACGCCACAAACCGCACTGAATGCCTCGAGTGTAAACATGCGGCTCTGTGCATCAGAACCGGTGCAAGGCGTGGCAGAGTGTATGGCACGTGGAGGCAAGCGGCCGAGTGAGTGAAAGGCCCGGGAGATATGTGTCTCTCGGGTTTTCTTTTGATTCAAAGGGTGAGCCCCTCTTTGAAATGGTTTTGGTCAA is a window of Desulfosoma caldarium DNA encoding:
- a CDS encoding ferredoxin produces the protein MFKVTVDKDKCTGDGECVDVCPVDVYELVDGKAEPVNEDECLGCESCVEVCENDAITVEEV